Proteins from one Impatiens glandulifera chromosome 2, dImpGla2.1, whole genome shotgun sequence genomic window:
- the LOC124926474 gene encoding UDP-glycosyltransferase 90A1-like has product MDCVNGIHGSSSPTHVVLFPFMSKGHTIPILHLARLLLRRGGVAVTVITTPANRPFIANFLVNTQASIYTIPFAFDIAGIPSGVESTDKLPSMSLFYQFAVATKSMQSQFEKFLSSSLSHISFIVSDGFLPWTLDSSSKFGIPRFVCYGMSSFAMTIIQEIHHNLSQIHHDLTRYSGADEIIFSVPNLPSVKVAVNDFEKNVLDPDRKGDQADFASEMVSATSRSHGVIVNSFYELEPVYFDHWNRHHGPKAWDLGPFFLGEPLKENGLKSPWMDWLDMKLENGESVLYIAFGSQAELSREVFEEIQIGLEKSEVNFLWVVRGFEDKKGDGFENRVKNRGMVVREWVEQREILEHKSVTGFLSHCGWNSVIESICAKVPILAWPMMAEQHLNARFITDEIGVGIRVETCDGSVRGVVKWKGLEKMVRELMEGEKGKEVRKKVEEVGVAAMKAVADGGGSSWQALNDLIIGTSPKAYS; this is encoded by the coding sequence ATGGATTGTGTTAACGGCATTCATGGTTCGTCTTCACCGACTCACGTAGTTTTGTTTCCGTTTATGTCTAAAGGCCACACCATCCCGATCCTCCACCTAGCGCGCCTCCTACTCCGTCGCGGCGGCGTCGCCGTCACAGTTATCACCACTCCGGCCAACCGTCCTTTCATTGCCAACTTTCTCGTTAACACCCAAGCTTCCATCTATACAATCCCTTTCGCATTTGACATTGCCGGAATTCCCTCCGGCGTCGAAAGCACCGATAAACTCCCTTCCATGTCCCTCTTCTATCAATTCGCCGTCGCCACAAAAAGCATGCAGAGTCAATTCGAAAAATTTCTATCTTCTTCACTCTCCCACATTTCATTCATTGTTTCCGACGGATTCCTTCCTTGGACCCTTGATTCATCTTCAAAATTCGGTATCCCACGTTTCGTTTGCTACGGTATGTCAAGCTTCGCCATGACCATCATCCAAGAGATTCATCATAATCTATCGCAAATACATCATGATTTGACTCGATATTCAGGAGCTGACGAGATCATCTTCTCAGTTCCCAATCTCCCTTCTGTCAAGGTGGCAGTAAACGACTTCGAGAAGAACGTCTTAGATCCGGATAGAAAAGGAGATCAAGCTGACTTCGCATCGGAGATGGTTTCTGCAACTTCTAGAAGCCATGGCGTGATCGTTAATAGTTTCTATGAACTCGAGCCTGTTTATTTCGATCATTGGAACCGGCATCATGGACCGAAAGCTTGGGATTTGGGTCCATTCTTCTTGGGAGAGCCGTTAAAGGAAAATGGTCTTAAATCTCCATGGATGGACTGGCTGGACATGAAATTAGAAAATGGGGAATCCGTTCTGTATATAGCATTCGGTTCCCAAGCCGAACTTTCAAGAGAGGTATTCGAGGAAATCCAAATTGGGTTAGAGAAATCGGAGGTGAATTTCTTGTGGGTGGTGAGAGGATTCGAGGATAAGAAAGGAGACGGGTTCGAAAACAGGGTGAAAAACAGGGGAATGGTTGTGAGGGAATGGGTGGAGCAGAGGGAGATTCTTGAACACAAGAGTGTGACCGGGTTTTTAAGTCATTGTGGATGGAACTCGGTCATAGAGAGCATATGCGCCAAGGTCCCAATATTGGCGTGGCCGATGATGGCCGAGCAGCATCTGAACGCGAGGTTTATAACGGATGAGATCGGAGTTGGGATTAGAGTGGAGACATGTGATGGATCGGTTAGGGGGGTCGTCAAATGGAAGGGGTTGGAGAAGATGGTTAGGGAACTGATGGAAGGGGAGAAAGGAAAGGAGGTAAGGAAGAAGGTGGAAGAGGTGGGTGTTGCCGCCATGAAGGCGGTGGCGGACGGCGGCGGCTCATCTTGGCAGGCACTCAATGACCTCATCATTGGGACTTCTCCCAAGGCGTACAGTTAG
- the LOC124927685 gene encoding UDP-glycosyltransferase 90A1-like, whose translation MRGRERERMDSNVLFSSTHVLLFPFMSKGHTIPILHLSRLLIRRGAAVTVITTPANQPFVADFLSGTPQASIVVLPFPKNIVGIPPGVESTDKLPSMSLFFSFAAAAKQMQTHFESYLSSIPVGTISFLISDGFLPWTLESSSKFKIPRFFYYGMSNYAVTVSREVFINMNQIDVKSEDELFSVPNFTSVKLTLNDLEKNARGSEFIQESISAASRSYGVVVNSFYELEPVYFNHWNQHAVPKAWCLGPFFLEHPLKENGPKSPWMDWLDMKLENGESVLYVAFGSQAEISREQFEEIRIGLEKSEVNFLWVVRGFEDKNGDGFENRVKNRGMVVREWVEQRDILEHKSVTGFLSHCGWNSVIESICAKVPILAWPMMAEQHLNARFITDEIGVGIRVETCDGSVRGFVKWKGLEKMVRELMEGEKGKVIRKKVEEVGVAAMKAVADGGSSWRALNELINEIHGNKINIS comes from the coding sequence ATgagaggaagagagagagaaagaatggattcaaatgttttattttcatcCACTCACGTCCTTCTATTCCCGTTCATGTCCAAAGGCCATACCATCCCAATTCTCCACCTATCCCGCCTCCTCATCCGCCGTGGCGCCGCCGTAACCGTTATCACAACTCCGGCCAACCAACCCTTCGTCGCCGACTTTCTATCCGGCACCCCCCAAGCTTCCATCGTCGTCCTCCCTTTCCCAAAAAACATCGTCGGAATTCCCCCCGGCGTTGAAAGCACCGACAAACTCCCTTCCATGTCACTCTTCTTTTCATTCGCCGCCGCCGCAAAACAAATGCAAACCCACTTCGAATCATATCTCTCTTCAATCCCCGTCGGCACCATTTCTTTCCTTATCTCCGATGGTTTCCTCCCCTGGACCTTAGAATCATCCTCCAAATTCAAAATCCCACGTTTCTTTTACTACGGTATGTCAAATTACGCTGTAACCGTCAGTCGAGAGGTCTTTataaatatgaaccaaatagaTGTCAAATCAGAGGACGAACTCTTTTCAGTTCCAAATTTCACTTCTGTTAAGTTAACCCTGAATGATCTCGAGAAGAACGCAAGAGGCTCGGAATTCATACAAGAGTCGATCTCTGCAGCTTCTAGAAGTTACGGTGTGGTCGTTAATAGTTTCTATGAACTCGAGCCTGTCTATTTCAATCACTGGAATCAACATGCAGTCCCGAAAGCTTGGTGCTTGGGACCGTTCTTCCTTGAACATCCGTTAAAGGAAAATGGTCCTAAATCTCCCTGGATGGACTGGCTGGACATGAAGTTAGAAAATGGGGAATCCGTTCTGTATGTAGCATTCGGTTCCCAGGCCGAGATTTCAAGAGAGCAATTCGAGGAAATCCGAATTGGGTTAGAGAAATCGGAGGTGAATTTCTTGTGGGTGGTGAGAGGATTCGAGGATAAGAATGGAGATGGATTCGAAAACAGAGTGAAAAACAGGGGAATGGTTGTGAGGGAATGGGTGGAACAGAGGGATATTCTTGAACACAAGAGTGTGACCGGGTTTTTAAGTCATTGTGGATGGAACTCGGTCATAGAGAGTATATGCGCCAAGGTCCCGATATTGGCATGGCCGATGATGGCCGAGCAGCATCTGAATGCGAGGTTTATAACGGATGAGATCGGAGTTGGGATTAGAGTGGAGACATGTGATGGATCGGTTAGGGGGTTCGTCAAATGGAAAGGGTTGGAGAAGATGGTTAGGGAATTGATGGAAGGGGAGAAAGGAAAGGTGATAAGGaagaaggtggaggaggtgggGGTTGCCGCCATGAAGGCGGTGGCGGACGGCGGTTCATCCTGGCGTGCGTTAAATGAGCTCATCAATGAGATTCatggaaataaaattaacatttcatga
- the LOC124927688 gene encoding uncharacterized protein LOC124927688, with translation MSGEAPGDLNGHLDPNGKCESLKVKDLVDTDVGHTKLEEKHKIENDSIVADLTNGNPSLNPGVEGGNSEVEYIDSENLTDVDNVEMSLKTFVEGLRSKEWILVCEALNDVRRLSIYHKEMLVGMLVEVIPLIVKSLKNPRSAVCKTAIMTSADIFIAYNDQLIDELDPMLLQLLLKSSQDKRFVCEAAERALIAMTTWLSPALLLPKLQPYLKNRNPRIRAKASLCFCRSVPRLGNEGIKAFGMDKLVEIAAAQLSDQLPESREAARTLLVELQSAYEKCQEAEDAAVVESSEKNSWEIFCQSKLSALNAQAVLRATTNIGGQEGRRQSSERVPAVAAV, from the exons ATGTCTGGGGAAGCTCCTGGTGATCTGAATGGGCATCTGGATCCTAATGGAAAATGTGAAAGCCTCAAGGTCAAAGACCTTGTTGATACTGATGTAGGACACACAAAACTTGAAGAAAAGCACAAAATAGAGAATGATTCCATTGTTGCAGATCTCACGAATGGCAACCCAAGTCTTAATCCAGGGGTTGAAGGAGGAAACTCAGAGGTTGAGTACATTGATTCAGAGAACCTTACTGACGTGGATAACGTAGAAATGAGTCTTAAG ACATTTGTAGAAGGTCTACGTTCAAAAGAGTGGATTTTGGTTTGTGAGGCTCTAAATGATGTTCGCCGTTTGTCTATATATCACAAGGAGATGCTAGTTGGCATGTT GGTAGAAGTGATCCCTTTGATTGTAAAATCCCTGAAAAATCCAAGAAGTGCAGTCTGTAAGACTGCCATAATGACATCTGCTGATATATTCATTGCATACAATGATCAGCTAATTGATGAACTTGACCCAATG cttcttcaacttcttctcAAGTCTTCACAAGACAAGAGATTTGTATGCGAAGCAGCTGAGAGAGCTTTAATAGCCATGACTACTTGGCTTTCTCCAGCATTACTGTTACCAAAGTTGCAACCATATCTGAAGAACCGGAATCCTCGAATTCGAGCCAAAGCTTCATTGTGCTTTTGTCGAAGTGTCCCACGCCTA GGCAATGAAGGGATAAAAGCTTTTGGGATGGACAAATTGGTGGAGATAGCAGCTGCCCAGCTGAGTGACCAGCTTCCTGAGTCAAGGGAGGCTGCCCGGACTCTTCTTGTAGAACTTCAATCAGCGTACGAGAAATGTCAGGAGGCAGAAGATGCTGCTGTCGTTGAATCATCTGAAAAAAATTCTTGGGAGATATTCTGTCAGTCAAAACTGTCCGCTTTAAATGCGCAGGCAGTTCTCAGAGCAACAACGAATATTGGGGGGCAGGAAGGTCGTCGTCAATCCAGTGAACGGGTTCCAGCAGTAGCTGCTGTATGA
- the LOC124927687 gene encoding serine/threonine-protein kinase STY13-like translates to MKEGGGGGGDGFVRADQIDLKSLDEQLQRHLSRAWTMEKKKNNDQQQLESIVSRQEWEIDPSKLIIKSVIARGTFGTVHRGFYDGLDVAVKLLDWGEEGHRTEAEISSLRASFTQEVAVWHKLDHPNVTKFIGAIMGATDLNIQTESGQIDMPRNICCVVVEYLPGGALKNFLIKNRRRKLAFKVVIQLALDLARGLSYLHLKKIVHRDVKTENMLLDKSRVLKIADFGVARVEASNPNDMTGETGTLGYMAPEVLNGNPYNRKCDVYSFGICLWEIYCCDMPYPDLSFSEVTSAVVRQNLRPDIPRCCPSGIANVMKRCWDANPDRRPEMDEVVTMLEAIDTSKGGGMIPQDQSQGCLCFRRTRGP, encoded by the exons ATGAAGGAAGGAGGAGGAGGGGGAGGAGATGGTTTTGTTAGGGCGGATCAGATAGATCTGAAAAGCTTGGATGAACAGCTTCAGAGGCATCTTAGTAGAGCATGGACAatggaaaagaagaagaacaacGATCAACAGCAACTTGAATCTATTGTTTCTAGGCAGGAATGGGAGATCGATCCTTCCAAACTCATTATCAAGAGTGTTATTGCTCGCGGTACCTTCGGTACTGTTCATCGGGGTTTCTACGATGGCCTTGACGTTGCAG TTAAACTTCTTGATTGGGGAGAAGAAGGACATAGAACAGAAGCAGAAATATCATCACTTAGAGCTTCTTTTACACAAGAAGTTGCTGTCTGGCACAAACTTGACCATCCTAATGTAACTAAG TTCATAGGGGCTATAATGGGGGCAACGGATCTTAACATTCAGACAGAAAGTGGACAAATTGACATGCCTAGGAATATTTGTTGTGTAGTTGTGGAATATCTACCTGGAGGAGCGCTTAAGAATTTCCTCATTAAAAACAGAAGAAGAAAGTTAGCTTTCAAAGTTGTCATTCAACTGGCACTGGATCTTGCAAGAGG GTTGAGCTATCTTCACTTGAAGAAGATTGTCCACAGAGACGTCAAGACAGAAAATATGCTCTTGGACAAGTCCCGTGTGCTAAAAATAGCCGACTTTGGAGTTGCTCGTGTGGAGGCTTCAAACCCTAATGACATGACAGGGGAAACCGGAACCTTGGGCTATATGGCCCCTGAG GTTCTTAATGGCAACCCGTATAACAGGAAATGCGATGTGTATAGTTTTGGTATATGTCTTTGGGAGATATATTGTTGCGATATGCCATATCCAGATCTCAGTTTCTCTGAAGTAACTTCTGCAGTTGTTCGCcag AATCTGCGGCCAGATATTCCTCGATGCTGTCCAAGTGGTATTGCAAACGTGATGAAACGATGTTGGGATGCTAACCCAGACAGACGGCCTGAGATGGACGAGGTTGTAACAATGTTGGAGGCCATCGACACATCCAAGGGTGGAGGTATGATTCCTCAAGATCAGTCTCAAGGTTGTTTATGTTTCCGTAGAACTAGAGGACCCTGA
- the LOC124925129 gene encoding LOW QUALITY PROTEIN: L-aspartate oxidase, chloroplastic-like (The sequence of the model RefSeq protein was modified relative to this genomic sequence to represent the inferred CDS: inserted 3 bases in 2 codons; deleted 5 bases in 4 codons; substituted 1 base at 1 genomic stop codon): protein MKCFDFTVIGSGVAGIRYALEMAKFGTVAIITKAEPHESNTNYAQGGVSAVLCPTDSVENHMRDTIVAGAYLCDEETVRVVCTEGPDRIRELIAMGASFDHGDDGNLHLARXGGHSHCRIVHAADMTGREIERVLLEAVVNDSNIHVFQHHFAIDLLTSQDGSDTVCHGVDTLSTETQEVVRFISKVTLLASGGAGHIYPTTTNPLIATGDGMAMAHRAQAVISNMEFVQFHPTALADEGLPIKPTKIRENAFLITEAVRGDGGILYYNLAMERFFMPLYDERAELAPRDVVARSIXLKKRNEKYVLLDICHKSIKEEILSHFPNIAAECLKYGLDITRQATNSSSSSRNHYMCGGVRAGLEGETNVIGLYVAGEVACTGLHGANRLASXQFITKALVFARAVQPSIDHHHMKKKKKK, encoded by the exons ATGAAGTGCTTCGATTTTACTGTGATTGGTAGTGGTGTTGCCGGTATTCGTTATGCTCTTGAAATGGCCAAATTTGGGACTGTTGCAATAATTACCAAGGCTGAGCCTCACGAAAGCAACACAAACTATGCCCAGGGTGGTGTAAGTGCTGTTTTGTGCCCTACTGATTCAGTGGAGAATCACATGAGGGACACCATTGTAGCAGGGGCTTATCTTTGTGATGAGGAGACTGTCAGA GTTGTGTGCACTGAAGGGCCAGACAGGATTAGAGAATTGATTGCGATGGGTGCATCTTTTGACCATGGAGATGATGGAAACTTGCATCTGGCAA GAGGGGGACACTCTCATTGCAGGATTGTCCATGCTGCTGATATGACGGGAAGAGAAATCGAGAGAGTATTATTAGAGGCAGTTGTCAATGATTCGAATATTCATGTTTTCCAGCACCATTTTGCAATAGATTTGCTGACATCTCAG GATGGTTCAGACACTGTTTGTCATGGTGTAGACACTTTGAGCACTGAAACTCAGGAG GTTGTACGGTTTATCTCAAAGGTTACTTTGCTTGCATCAGGTGGGGCAGGTCATATTTATCCAACAACTACCAATCCTCTG ATAGCTACAGGTGACGGGATGGCTATGGCTCATCGAGCTCAAGCTGTGATATCAAATATGGA ATTTGTTCAGTTCCATCCCACAGCCTTAGCTGACGAAGGTCTTCCCATTAAGCCAACAAAGATTAGGGAGAATGCATTTCTAATTACAGAAGCTGTTAGAGGCGATGGAGGCATCCTGTAT TATAACTTAGCCATGGAAAGATTC TTCATGCCTTTATACGACGAGAGAGCAGAACTTGCTCCTAGAGACGTGGTCGCCAGAAGCAT GCTGAAGAAACGCAATGAGAAATATGTGCTTCTAGACATATGCCATAAATCCATCAAAGAAGAAATACTGAGTCATTTTCCCAACATAGCTGCCGAGTGCCTC AAGTATGGCCTGGATATAACCCGGCAGGCAACCAATTCCAGTAGTTCCAGCCGCAACCATTACATGTGCGGTGGAGTCAGGGCCGGTCTAGAAGGAGAGACGAATGTGATTGGTTTATACGTGGCTGGTGAGGTTGCATGCACTGGTTTACACGGAGCTAATAGATTAGCTAGCTAGCAATTCATTACT AAAGCATTAGTCTTTGCAAGAGCAGTCCAACCTTCAATAGATCATCATcacatgaagaagaagaagaagaag
- the LOC124925465 gene encoding serine/threonine-protein kinase BLUS1-like isoform X2 yields the protein MKTMENIPEKKFPVDAKDYKLYEEVGEGVSATVYRALCIPLNEIVAIKVLDLEKCNNDLDGIRREVQTMSLINHSNLLRAHCSFSTGYYLWVVMPYMAGGSCLHIMKSGFPEGFDEPVIATLLREVLKALVYLHAHGHIHRDVKAGNILLDTNGAVKLADFGVSACMFDTGDRQRSRNTFVGTPCWMAPEVMQQLHGYDFKADIWSFGITALELAHGHAPFSKYPPMKVLLMTLQNAPPGLDYERDKRFSKSFKELVAACLVKDPKRRPSSEKLLKHSFFKQSRSYDYLSRTILDGLSPLGERFMNLKAKEANILEQNKALYEDKDQLSQREYIRGISAWNFNLEDLKSQAALIQDDDSISNGLDPSQSRNKKDMDNNFSVSEEEHFPRNDYENHSDAVLQEKDKINMLDNLDSSLAAFPIQPLQALKGCFDICEDEEVSNRSVQPNSEHLGQTQSSEKAAVDKEGAGDDGENLGQSSFLQRSIISGNKKYLSGERDHLQPRALSDRNLSGPLPYRQKKDIEDTSDGAVVRRGRFKVTAADLSPKAPTTLSSTIASGGASSGPVNPTFSPASVLPFLQFILQQNTIQREEILRVMKFVEQMSGTPTESTEVPSISNRERELQLQMIQLQQSVGNLVEELQRQKAKNAQMEKKLDALVKR from the exons ATGAAAACTATGGAAAATATCCCAGAGAAAAAGTTCCCAGTTGACGCAAAGGACTACAAATTGTACGAGGAGGTGGGAGAAGGTGTAAGTGCAACTGTTTATAGAGCTCTCTGTATTCCTCTCAATGAGATCGTTGCAATCAAGGTCCTTGATTTAGAAAAGTGCAATAATGACTTG GATGGTATCCGTCGTGAGGTTCAGACAATGAGCTTAATAAATCATTCAAACCTCTTGCGGGCACATTGCTCATTCAGTACCGGCTACTACCTGTGGGTTGTGATGCCATACATGGCTGGGGGCTCATGTCTTCACATAATGAAATCGGGCTTTCCTGAAGGTTTTGATGAGCCAGTTATTGCTACATTGTTGCGTGAGGTTCTCAAAGCCCTCGTTTATCTTCATGCCCATGGACACATTCATAGAGATGTAAAG GCTGGGAATATATTGCTTGATACCAATGGTGCAGTTAAATTAGCAGATTTTGGAGTCTCTGCATGCATGTTTGATACGGGGGACAGGCAGCGTTCAAGAAATACATTTGTCGGCACTCCATGCtg gatGGCTCCTGAGGTTATGCAGCAGTTGCATGGATATGACTTTAA GGCAGATATCTGGTCCTTTGGGATAACTGCACTTGAACTCGCTCATGGACATGCTCCCTTTTCCAAGTATCCACCTATGAAG GTTTTGTTAATGACACTACAAAATGCTCCGCCAGGCCTCGACTATGAGAGAGATAAGAGATTCTCAAAG TCTTTCAAGGAACTGGTGGCTGCCTGCTTGGTGAAGGACCCAAAAAGACGTCCGTCCTCGGAGAAACTTTTGAAACATTCCTTCTTTAAGCAGTCACGCTCATATGATTATCTTTCACGTACCATTCTTGATGGTCTTTCTCCACTTGGTGAACGTTTCATGAACTTGAAG GCAAAAGAAGCTAATATTCTTGAACAAAATAAGGCCTTATACGAGGACAAAGATCAATTATCACAG AGAGAGTACATTCGAGGAATTAGTGCCTGGAATTTTAACCTGGAGGATTTGAAGAGTCAAGCAGCCCTT ATTCAGGATGATGATTCTATTTCAAATGGATTAGACCCTAGTCAGAGTAGGAATAAAAAAGACATGGATAATAATTTTAGTGTCTCTGAAGAGGAGCACTTCCCCAGGAATGATTATGAAAATCATTCTGATGCTGTACTACAAGAAAAA GATAAAATCAACATGCTCGATAACTTGGACAGTTCCCTTGCTGCATTTCCTATCCAACCTCTTCAAGCATTGAA AGGTTGCTTTGATATTTGTGAGGATGAAGAAGTTTCTAATAGATCAGTTCAACCAAATTCTGAACACCTGGGTCAAACACAGTCATCAGAAAAAGCCGCTGTTGATAAAGAAGGTGCTGGAGATGACGGTGAGAATTTGGGACAAAGTAGCTTTTTGCAGCGATCTATAATTTCTGGGAATAAGAAATATTTGAGTGGGGAGAG GGATCATTTACAACCAAGGGCCCTTTCTGATAGGAATCTTAGTGGTCCATTACCTTACCGTCAAAAGAAGGATATTG AGGATACTTCTGACGGGGCAGTTGTCCGAAGGGGACGTTTCAAAGTCACTGCAGCTGATCTAAGTCCAAAG GCTCCAACGACGTTATCCTCCACTATAGCTTCAGGAGGAGCTTCATCCGGTCCTGTAAACCCTACATTTTCACCTGCATCCGTTCTTCCATTCTTGCAATTTATTTTGCAGCAGAATACTATACAGAGG GAGGAAATACTTAGAGTAATGAAGTTTGTTGAGCAAATGTCTG GTACGCCTACGGAGTCAACTGAG GTGCCATCAATTTCAAACAGGGAGAGAGAGCTGCAGTTACAGATGATTCAGTTGCAGCAAAG TGTTGGAAATCTCGTCGAAGAATTACAGAGACAAAAGGCGAAAAATGCACag ATGGAAAAGAAACTGGATGCTTTGGTGAAGAGATAG
- the LOC124925465 gene encoding serine/threonine-protein kinase BLUS1-like isoform X1, giving the protein MKTMENIPEKKFPVDAKDYKLYEEVGEGVSATVYRALCIPLNEIVAIKVLDLEKCNNDLDGIRREVQTMSLINHSNLLRAHCSFSTGYYLWVVMPYMAGGSCLHIMKSGFPEGFDEPVIATLLREVLKALVYLHAHGHIHRDVKAGNILLDTNGAVKLADFGVSACMFDTGDRQRSRNTFVGTPCWMAPEVMQQLHGYDFKADIWSFGITALELAHGHAPFSKYPPMKVLLMTLQNAPPGLDYERDKRFSKSFKELVAACLVKDPKRRPSSEKLLKHSFFKQSRSYDYLSRTILDGLSPLGERFMNLKAKEANILEQNKALYEDKDQLSQREYIRGISAWNFNLEDLKSQAALIQDDDSISNGLDPSQSRNKKDMDNNFSVSEEEHFPRNDYENHSDAVLQEKDKINMLDNLDSSLAAFPIQPLQALKGCFDICEDEEVSNRSVQPNSEHLGQTQSSEKAAVDKEGAGDDGENLGQSSFLQRSIISGNKKYLSGERDHLQPRALSDRNLSGPLPYRQKKDIVEDTSDGAVVRRGRFKVTAADLSPKAPTTLSSTIASGGASSGPVNPTFSPASVLPFLQFILQQNTIQREEILRVMKFVEQMSGTPTESTEVPSISNRERELQLQMIQLQQSVGNLVEELQRQKAKNAQMEKKLDALVKR; this is encoded by the exons ATGAAAACTATGGAAAATATCCCAGAGAAAAAGTTCCCAGTTGACGCAAAGGACTACAAATTGTACGAGGAGGTGGGAGAAGGTGTAAGTGCAACTGTTTATAGAGCTCTCTGTATTCCTCTCAATGAGATCGTTGCAATCAAGGTCCTTGATTTAGAAAAGTGCAATAATGACTTG GATGGTATCCGTCGTGAGGTTCAGACAATGAGCTTAATAAATCATTCAAACCTCTTGCGGGCACATTGCTCATTCAGTACCGGCTACTACCTGTGGGTTGTGATGCCATACATGGCTGGGGGCTCATGTCTTCACATAATGAAATCGGGCTTTCCTGAAGGTTTTGATGAGCCAGTTATTGCTACATTGTTGCGTGAGGTTCTCAAAGCCCTCGTTTATCTTCATGCCCATGGACACATTCATAGAGATGTAAAG GCTGGGAATATATTGCTTGATACCAATGGTGCAGTTAAATTAGCAGATTTTGGAGTCTCTGCATGCATGTTTGATACGGGGGACAGGCAGCGTTCAAGAAATACATTTGTCGGCACTCCATGCtg gatGGCTCCTGAGGTTATGCAGCAGTTGCATGGATATGACTTTAA GGCAGATATCTGGTCCTTTGGGATAACTGCACTTGAACTCGCTCATGGACATGCTCCCTTTTCCAAGTATCCACCTATGAAG GTTTTGTTAATGACACTACAAAATGCTCCGCCAGGCCTCGACTATGAGAGAGATAAGAGATTCTCAAAG TCTTTCAAGGAACTGGTGGCTGCCTGCTTGGTGAAGGACCCAAAAAGACGTCCGTCCTCGGAGAAACTTTTGAAACATTCCTTCTTTAAGCAGTCACGCTCATATGATTATCTTTCACGTACCATTCTTGATGGTCTTTCTCCACTTGGTGAACGTTTCATGAACTTGAAG GCAAAAGAAGCTAATATTCTTGAACAAAATAAGGCCTTATACGAGGACAAAGATCAATTATCACAG AGAGAGTACATTCGAGGAATTAGTGCCTGGAATTTTAACCTGGAGGATTTGAAGAGTCAAGCAGCCCTT ATTCAGGATGATGATTCTATTTCAAATGGATTAGACCCTAGTCAGAGTAGGAATAAAAAAGACATGGATAATAATTTTAGTGTCTCTGAAGAGGAGCACTTCCCCAGGAATGATTATGAAAATCATTCTGATGCTGTACTACAAGAAAAA GATAAAATCAACATGCTCGATAACTTGGACAGTTCCCTTGCTGCATTTCCTATCCAACCTCTTCAAGCATTGAA AGGTTGCTTTGATATTTGTGAGGATGAAGAAGTTTCTAATAGATCAGTTCAACCAAATTCTGAACACCTGGGTCAAACACAGTCATCAGAAAAAGCCGCTGTTGATAAAGAAGGTGCTGGAGATGACGGTGAGAATTTGGGACAAAGTAGCTTTTTGCAGCGATCTATAATTTCTGGGAATAAGAAATATTTGAGTGGGGAGAG GGATCATTTACAACCAAGGGCCCTTTCTGATAGGAATCTTAGTGGTCCATTACCTTACCGTCAAAAGAAGGATATTG TAGAGGATACTTCTGACGGGGCAGTTGTCCGAAGGGGACGTTTCAAAGTCACTGCAGCTGATCTAAGTCCAAAG GCTCCAACGACGTTATCCTCCACTATAGCTTCAGGAGGAGCTTCATCCGGTCCTGTAAACCCTACATTTTCACCTGCATCCGTTCTTCCATTCTTGCAATTTATTTTGCAGCAGAATACTATACAGAGG GAGGAAATACTTAGAGTAATGAAGTTTGTTGAGCAAATGTCTG GTACGCCTACGGAGTCAACTGAG GTGCCATCAATTTCAAACAGGGAGAGAGAGCTGCAGTTACAGATGATTCAGTTGCAGCAAAG TGTTGGAAATCTCGTCGAAGAATTACAGAGACAAAAGGCGAAAAATGCACag ATGGAAAAGAAACTGGATGCTTTGGTGAAGAGATAG